From a single Lolium rigidum isolate FL_2022 chromosome 7, APGP_CSIRO_Lrig_0.1, whole genome shotgun sequence genomic region:
- the LOC124674213 gene encoding probable serine/threonine-protein kinase At1g01540, with amino-acid sequence MSDSGLSQSTVVFGLHLWELIGIAVGAAFVLLLVLLSLLCLLANRRRRRRRAPPTPVLHLSTVAPNAHPKHPTKPPKDIQEVPSRGAAAPAAASKVPLAQVLQATPQESIQIETGKEHRITFPEQPPPHHQRSGGTSSRGASGESRGGGGEPGVPEVSHLGWGHWYTLKELEAATAMFADEKVIGEGGYGIVYHGILEDGSQVAVKNLLNNRGQAEREFKVEVEAIGRVRHKNLVRLLGYCAEGNQRMLVYEFVNNGTLEQWIHGDVGPVSPLTWDIRMKIILGSAKGLMYLHEGLEPKVVHRDVKSSNILLDKRWNAKLSDFGLAKLLGSERSYVTTRVMGTFGYVAPEYAGTGMLNETSDVYSFGILIMEIISGRVPVDYNRPPGEVNLVEWLKTMVSSRNSEGVLDPKMTEKPTSRALKKALLVALRCVDPEARKRPKIGHVIHMLEVDDFPYRDERRGGRAPGQAKLAETPSSEPGDSSGNDTPRDTPKGQSKADNIKWRNQET; translated from the exons ATGTCGGACTCGGGGCTGTCCCAGAGCACCGTCGTGTTCGGGCTCCACCTGTGGGAGCTCATCGGCATCGCCGTCGGCGCcgccttcgtcctcctcctcgtcctcctctccctgCTCTGCCTCCTCGCCAaccggcgtcgccgccgccgccgcgccccgcccACGCCCGTCCTCCACCTCTCCACCGTCGCGCCCAATGCCCATCCCAAGCACCCCACCAAGCCACCCAAGGACATCCAAGAAGTGCCCTCTCGCGGcgcggccgcccccgccgccgcttcCAAGGTGCCGCTCGCACAGGTGCTCCAGGCCACCCCGCAGGAGTCCATCCAGATCGAGACCGGCAAGGAGCACCGCATCACCTTCCCGGAGCAGCCGCCGCCCCACCACCAGCGTAGCGGAGGAACGTCGTCGCGCGGGGCCAGCGGCGAGAGCCGCGGAGGTGGTGGGGAGCCGGGTGTGCCCGAGGTGTCCCACCTGGGGTGGGGCCACTGGTACACTCTGAAGGAGCTGGAGGCAGCGACGGCAATGTTCGCCGACGAGAaggtgattggggaaggcggcTACGGCATCGTGTACCACGGCATTCTCGAGGACGGCTCACAGGTTGCCGTCAAGAACTTGCTGAATAATAG GGGACAGGCAGAGAGGGAATTCAAGGTTGAAGTTGAAGCAATCGGGCGGGTGCGGCACAAAAACCTCGTGCGGCTGCTGGGATACTGTGCTGAGGGTAACCAAAG GATGCTTGTCTATGAGTTTGTCAATAACGGAACCTTGGAGCAATGGATTCACGGTGATGTTGGTCCTGTGAGCCCTCTTACATGGGACATAAGAATGAAGATTATTCTTGGATCAGCAAAAGG TTTAATGTATTTGCACGAGGGACTTGAGCCAAAGGTTGTTCACCGTGATGTCAAGTCAAGCAATATCCTACTTGACAAGCGTTGGAACGCCAAGCTTTCTGATTTCGGGCTAGCAAAGCTTTTGGGCTCAGAGAGGAGTTATGTCACGACCAGGGTTATGGGGACATTTGG GTATGTTGCTCCAGAGTATGCAGGCACCGGCATGTTGAATGAAACTAGTGATGTCTATAGTTTTGGGATTCTTATTATGGAAATAATATCTGGTAGGGTACCAGTAGATTACAACAGGCCACCTGGAGAG GTTAATCTTGTTGAATGGCTGAAGACGATGGTCAGCAGCCGAAATTCAGAGGGGGTTTTGGATCCCAAGATGACTGAGAAACCTACTTCTAGGGCATTGAAGAAGGCTTTGCTAGTGGCTCTTCGATGTGTCGACCCTGAAGCTCGCAAGAGGccaaagattggtcatgtgattCACATGCTTGAAGTTGATGATTTCCCATACAGAGAT GAACGCCGAGGTGGCAGAGCTCCAGGTCAAGCAAAATTGGCAGAAACACCTTCAAGCGAACCCGGTGATAGTAGCGGAAACGACACACCAAGAGATACACCAAAAGGTCAATCGAAAGCAGACAATATCAAGTGGAGAAATCAAGAGACCTAG